The Silurus meridionalis isolate SWU-2019-XX chromosome 25, ASM1480568v1, whole genome shotgun sequence genomic interval ttatatattatattatatttatattatattatattatattatatttatattatattatatattatatttatattatatttatattatatttatattatattatatttatattatattatatattatattatatttatattatattatattatattatatttatattatatttatattctattatattatatattatattatattatatttatattatattatattatattatatttatattatatttatattctattctattatatattatattatattatatttatattatattatattatatttatattatatttatattatatttatattctattatattatatattatattatattatattatattatatattatattatatattatatttatattatattatatattatatttatattatatttatattatatttatattatattatatttatattatattatatattatattatattatatatatattatattatatttatattatattatatttatattatatattatattatatttatattatattatatttatattatattatatatattatattatatttatattatatttatattatatttatattatattatatttatattatattatatattatattatatttatattatattatattatatttatattatattatatttatattatatttatattatattatattatattatatttatattatattatattatatttatattatattatatttatattatatttatattatattatattatattatatattatattatatttatattatatttatattatattatattatattatatttatattatattatatttatattatatatatattatatttatattatattatattatatattatatttatattatatttatattatattatatttatattatatttatattatattatatattatatttatattatattatattatatattatatattatatttatattatatttatattatattatattatatttatattatatttatattatatttatattatatttatattatattatattatatttatattatatttatattatatttatattatatttatcagtGGTGGTGTATTTGGTATCTGGACCTTCAGTGTGGACGTActcaacttaatccacctcttaatacaccactatcacatcacgatatatacacacacacacacacacacacacacacacacatgaggagCAGATAAGGGTGATGTCAGTGAGCTTTGatgtttttatggttttatcTGATGGCATTAACACTAAAGGACTGAAGAGTTTTCAGGTTTTATGATTGACTTGTGTGCAGGTTTTGTGTGAGAAATAAATCACATGCTTCCAGAAAGtcgtgtttttttaaatggaaacagCATTTAGATTTAGTGAGTGTGAGAAGGTCTGCATACATCTCCATCTTACAGAAGTTCTCCTGTTTGGAACATTCATGTGtatctcaaaaaccataaaaatccAGGTGTTTACAGATGTTTCACAGTCACACATGTTCATCTGCcactttcacaccaactacctgcatgtcttccctcaccacatccataaacctcctccctgatcttcctcttttcctccttcctcatGATTCTTCACTCTGTAGCTGATCTCGGGGAATACGGAGGATCGAGTGCTGCTTTATTACAAAGTGAACAGTGAAGTGTGTACTGAAGATGCAGAAACACCAGAACTTCCTCTGAATATAAACAGCTTTATTGTGGTTATTAAAAGGAAGAGTTTAAACGtcagtaataataaatgaagCTGAACAGATTATCAGGAGAAAAAGAGATCAGGCAGATGATCGCTGGAACAGACGTGTGTTAGATTCACTCGCATTATTCACACGTTCAGGATGAAACTGTTCCTCGACTCGTTACGTCACACACGTTACAGAGGCTgaaacacacataacacacagatCAGTCCAGATTTCATGATATACTGTTTACACCCCtgtccactttaataggaacaccagGACACACATGCAGATGTTTCAGTCAGCAGATCCTGGACCAGATCAAGAGCTCCTGTGACATGGTGTCTGCTGCCAGGTTTCAGAATTCTTCACAGTCTGGAGAGTTTAGAAGTCTCACCCCTTTATCCACACAGGCTCCACAGATGCAGCCCATGAGGCCGTTGATCATCTGAGATGCACACAGGATGATCTGCAGAGTGCTGCAGACGATCAGAGTGGAGAACAGACCCACATTAAACTCCACCACGTTCTTCGGTTCAGTACACAAACCCCACATGTCCCTGTTCTTCAGGTAACTGTCtgatctgagagagagaaaagtcaTTATGATTCAGTGGTGAAGAAAATTTCATCCGTTTCTGTTCTTTACTGaagttttgtggagatttttactgAAACTTCAAATTTCAatctcaaatattttactttttacttcatttagtgaaatcagtcttttttttattaatgaggattaaaatgtgtgtgtgtgtgtgtgtgtgtgtgtgtgtgtgtgtgtgtgtgtgtgtgtgtgtgtgtgtgagtgtgtgtgtgtgtgtgtgtgtgtgtgtgtgtgtgtgtgtgtgtgtgtgtgtgtgagtgagtgtgtgtgtgtgtgtgtgtgagtgagtgtgtgtgtgtgtgtgtgtgtgtgtgtgtgtgtgagagagtgtataCTTGTCTTTGAATGGAGTCATCCACATCAGGACCACTTTACAGTACGGCCCATTAATCAGTCCCAACATGGCAACTGCAAAACTGTAGATGGCGCCACACACTCCTACTGCTGCAAACAGGATGGACACAAAcatctgtgcacacacacacacacacacacacacacacacacacaaacacacacacaaatcttatcAGGGAGcagaggttgtgtgtgtgtgtgtgtgtgtgtgtgtgtgtgtttctgctgttgtTTGCTCTCTGTTTGTTTCACTGATATCTCATCTCCATGCCAACTCCTTCCTCTCAGGGGAAGTGGAATGTGAGGAACAGAGGGATTCTTTATTAACTAACTGAGTTTGGTGTCATAACTAGTGACTATCTGTAGTGTGCACTAACTAGTGAGAGTTGATTTAGGACTCACCCCACATCGGTTAGCACAGCATCCTTTCTTCCCAGTGACATGAATAAACAGAGCTGGAGCTAtaacctgagagagagagagagagagagaggggtgagatGGGGGTGAGATGAATGTGTCttactctgaaatgtttttcAGATCCAGTAGGGTTAAAGGTTCACACATTCATtctttacacacctgtacagtTTAACtatgagtcacacacacacacacacacacacacacacacacacacacacacacacacacacacacacacacactgtatatagaGAATGGGTGTGTCTAGGTAGAAAAGTCAAGGTAGCTGAATGAAGGTAATGGAGATGTTTTGAAGCTCTCAGCAGGTTCCAGCTGTGTGCCTCAGAACATTGGTACATTTTTGTATCTTCTTGTTTGTAGCTCGAAAAGAACATTTATGCAGCGTTATAAATCTTAATGCAACATTAATGAACATTTCACTGATGAACATTTATGAACATTCATTTCACTACAACATTTTTAGGACAAATCAGTTCAGCAGAACATCAGAGAAACCAGAGCAGGACTCAAAGGTACATTTCCATCACTTGAGCTGCATTAATGTTCTTTTACAGCTACAAACATGAAGGTACAGAAATCCACCAATCTTCAGAAGAACATGCTGCTCAGACCCACTAAACTTTAGTAGTCGCTGATTCACTGCTGTAAtttgttttttctgtgtgtttggacTGTAACTGATGATCTGTAAATGAGATCTACATGAGATAAGATCTAAACCCAGCTGTAGCTCCAGACCTCAGACACCAACATGTTTAATTCTCATGAGGATAAAAATGTCTGATAAAGTAAATGTGATCGATTCTCCACCACAGAGTCTCCTCAGGGTTCTCCTGTAGGTTCCTGTCCCTCACTGTGACTCTCCTCTGTCTTATAGACAAATATAATCATAGAGAATCCACATTAGAACCACAGCAGGTTCCAGTGTTCGAATCTGGTGTCCCTCAGTGTGAAGCACCTGACAGTGATACCAAGTCTGAGTGGATTTCCTCTAAATCTGATTTCATCTCAATCAGAGTCGCATGATCTACAGACATGAGAACAGCCCCAGTGTTCCTCAGCAGCTCCTCCGTCTGCATCCTGCTGGTCGCTgtttattatcatatttatgACTAGTTATAGAGCTGAAGGCTAATAGAGTTTCATCACGTGGACACGCCTCCTGTAAATCATGTTTATTACAGAGTTTagtgaaatatttataaatgctaaagtacacacacacacacacacacacacacacacacacacacacacacacacagattctttAGATGTCTGAAGAACATCACTGCAAAGTTTTATTTCCATTAGGTTCTGTGAAAGGAGGAGCAGAGAGGAACCCAGATTCCtggtttcagtgtggatgaaaGATGATAAGATGGTTTGAGATGATTATTTTGGAGATTCTCCTGCAGGTATGTTGTGTAAAGCTGTGCTTCTGCAGGTCGAGGGGATGAACATGAACATCAGCTGATGGACTTTCTGTACATTTCCACTTCTGCTCCGAACCCAGTAATGAAATTTCCCTCATGATCATTCTTGGAATTCCAAACTCACACATGAACACTGTTCAACAGTCTCACACGACCACACCATCACCCAACCACACGATCACACCATCACCCAACCACACCACCACACgtccacaccaccacaccatcacaccaccacacaaccacaccatcacaccaccaccaccacaccatcacaccaccacaccatcacaccacacaaccacaccatcacaccaccacaccatcacaccaccacaccatcacaccaccacacaaccacaccatcacaccaccacaccaccacacaaccacaccatcaccaccacacaaccacaccatcacaccaccacaccatcacaccaccacacaaccacaccaccacactatcacaccaccacacaaccacaccaccacatgtccacaccaccacaccatcacaccaccacacaaccacaccatcacaccaccaccatcaccaccacaccaccacacacaaccacaccatcacaccaccacacgaccacaccatcacaccaccacaccagCACACCACCACACgtccacaccaccacacaaccacaccatcacaccaccacacgaccacaccatcacaccaccaccacacaaccacaccatcacaccaccacacgcccacaccatcacaccaccacacaaccacaccatcacacaaccACACGCCCACAcaaccacaccatcacaccaccacacgtccacaccatcacaccaccacatGTCCACACCATCACCGTCCACACAACCACACTTCCACACTATCACACAACCACCGTCCACACCACCACACGACCACACCACCACAcgtccacaccatcacacaaccacacaaccacaTTTCCACACCACCAGACAACCACCGTccaccaccacacaaccacacgtccacaccatcaccaccacaccacacacaccaccacgTCCACACCACCACAcgtccacaccatcacacaaccACACGTCCACACCACCACCCgtccacaccaccacacaaccGCATgtccacaccaccacacaaccacacgTCCACACCATCACACGTCCACACAACCACAGGTCCACACCCCACGTCCACACCACCACACGGCCACACAACCACACCACCACACgtccacaccaccacacaaccacatgtgtgtgtgtgtgtgtgtgtgtgtgtgtgtgtgtgtgtatgtgtgtgttctcaccaTGAGTCCTCCTCCGACCAGTCCTCCCATGTACTTCACTTCCTCGGTTAAGTATCCATCCTTGGCGTATGTCACCTTCCAGTCAGGAAAAAACAGAATGATGTTGCAGATAATGGAGATGAGGGCCAGGGGGTACAGACCCCCAGCAACAAACCGAGAACATGTTCCTGTACACATCACGGAGAAGATCAGTGAAGGGAAGTGGAATAGAAACTAAAGAGAATAAAGTTCCTCTGTGTCCTTCTGTTTCTCCTTCTGGTTCTCTGTTACAGCATGTGGATGGGATGAACAAGATGGGAtggtcctctgtgtgtgtgtgtgtgtgtgtgtgtgt includes:
- the tm4sf21a gene encoding transmembrane 4 L6 family member 5, with amino-acid sequence MCTGTCSRFVAGGLYPLALISIICNIILFFPDWKVTYAKDGYLTEEVKYMGGLVGGGLMVIAPALFIHVTGKKGCCANRCGMFVSILFAAVGVCGAIYSFAVAMLGLINGPYCKVVLMWMTPFKDKSDSYLKNRDMWGLCTEPKNVVEFNVGLFSTLIVCSTLQIILCASQMINGLMGCICGACVDKGPL